aaggcaaaatctgaaaaataataaaagttaacaaaatattcAAGTTTCAAATGGAATTTGCTACAATTTCAATAAACTTAAAATCATATTGCCACCATgtgaaaaaatcataaaaacgtTTATGCCACTCGTAATTCGTCAAATCTCATTGTTACCATGTATAAtttctcttattattattattacaatttttaatatacCAAGCTTtagtttttaatagttgctaaaACCACTATAGcaaatattgttcatcaaacTGATCTTATTTTGCATATACTTCTCTATATAATGTAAATTATACTCAAGtggtattttatttgattcattttaatgtatattttaattcgttttaatgtatattttaatactattaactttttatttatcatataaaattaaagaatattaaaaattaaaattctgtATTAAATAGCATGAAAAACAGAATTATAGCaaactattaaaaatcaaagaaagtaTTATTGTTGGTGTTATCAATTATTAtatctaattaataataataataataataataataataataataataataatgatgatgaataaaaGTAGTAGtggtagtagtaataataagtttaataataatgttaaataaataatacaatttaacaataataataattacaaatgataataacaaatgataataatattcaaaatacaaataaatatagtactaattataataaaaatagtaattaataattataattataaaaatatcttaactattatagtttattaattagtatgaaaaaattatgataacaTTAACCTTATGAAATCAAATCTGTTAAGATTAGATTCGATCGACTCAGCCCGTACTCAGATCATATCAAATTAGACTTTAATAACTTCTAACTATATTCAAttagatcaaataaaaaaaacatgccTTAATCAATACAAATAAAGAATTCCACTTATACAAAAAGTtgataaaaacatttaaatcatcaacatatacatTTGTAAATAAAATGGAAAGAACCCAATGTTAGCTAGAACCAATGGAAACCGCATCTAGTTATTGTTTATCCTATTTGGGTCGATCCCAACTAAAAGCATCATCATACTTTCATAATGATTTATAAGGTCCCTGGCCACAACAAAAAAAACCACCGCTAGTAAAGGTTTCCATTCCCTACAAGTCTAACCGTCAAatcaatactccctcctattcattttaggtgtctcatttacttttgagatactattcatctatcacttttaaattgcattttattattaatctataagttaaaacatagtcatgtgggatcttatttgattcgtttgatgtaaagattattaatatcaactttttataatttttaattatacataactcgatatatcaaagattgaataagtacattggatagagtgcatatgaataggagggagtatatactATTTTCAATAAAACttaaaagaatattaaaatgatAGTATACCATAAAGTATACATATTatcaaaatttgttatttacCATAAaagactattatttttttgttcatttttttcttgcattcaTGTGCTATAATTTCACTTTATGAAAAATTTCTTTCTTGTTTACCATTACATTGTTTACCtttagatttaattattttacaattCAATTGGTCGTCAAGAACTACTATATCAAAACTCAATAAATAAATTACGAATAAATTATCAACTAAAATAATGTATAAATAGCATGTACGATGTATAtcttttacggcccgtttggtagatAGTAATGAattaatgggaatgaaatgttgtaatggcaatagtaatgaaggaatgaatatgagaattggtaatggagattcttttgtttgatatgcatgactaaagaatggtaatggaagataatattccattgattgcatttggttgttagtaataaaaaatggtaatgactctttgtttcattattgtatatttgtatctaaaagtattattgtatctaaattagtctatctaatgattctttttttaataataatatttttttggataattacatacattaccttttttttcttcattattttttttcttcagctcgaaacaacattaccttattttattaccacagtaatacttcattaccattaccgcctaataccatgttgtttgatggtaatgaaaatggccctttttggtaatttcattaccttattttattaccatccattaccattgaaggcatccaaacaaccaaaattttcattacttaattttattaccattaccgcgcTCTAATActatgtaccaaacgggccgttagtattatttctattatgtaATTATATTTCGTATGTATCTACATCACTTTGCATGTCTATTCGTGCAAATTTGATATTCTTTCAAATCAATCTAAAAAAATTTGATGTCTTATGCTGTTtttatcaaatctttctaactcCATCAAAAAGATATCGTGGTCCTATGTCATTTTGAACAAACATTGTatgagaaaaattattttttcactcTGAACGctgaatataaaaaattatcgtATTAATATACTATTACTAATTTGTATTATGTAGTAAAGTTAAAAAGATAGATGATTATATAGAAAAACttattcattttatatttaggagcaaataattatattttttatccgAATTTTTGCATTTAAACAAAATTAGATGTATTCATCGATTATATATAGTTGCTTTTTTAAGTAAAATTCTTGTATGGACTTAGCTCTAAATATTGGACACATTTTCATTAAAGAGTTGAATCAAGTGAATGAATCAATTGGGAACAAAATTCGTACAAGatttactttgatttttattaatcataGTTAAATTAATTAGATCATATTAATGTGAATTAAATTGTACAAGACTTACGAAGAAAATAAGGGAATATTAAAATTGATTCTTTGAATGTTAAATTAAAATCTCAGAATCTCATACAAaagttaattgaaaatcataaatgCTGCGtatcaatttttttcattatagcacaaaaaaataaccaataaattaattttaagccGTATAAATTATTGAATTTAGCCTTTGTGAATTTCTTATATTTTAAAGTCATAAATTACTCTTCTTCATATCAAATGGCTAACATTTTCCcattaaaacaaagaaatattcagcactaatgtctcatttgctttttgaacactattcatctcttactcttaatttgtattttattattaatctacaagttaaaacatagccatgtgagatcttgtttgattcgtctcaatgcaaggattatatcaactttctataatttttaatgcacaattagagatattaagaattgaataagtgtattggatatagtgcataaaataaatgggacgttagtgctgaattAGAGGGAGCACTATCTAGAAGTATAATATTTATGGAAAAACAATTTTCGTAAAAAcctaaatttaataaaaaaaattgtagaatTGCGTTTTGAAAATAGGGTCATCAAGTGCAAAGCcagaaaataaaagttaaaatgatcGAAAAACTATGAAACAATATTAGCAATATCTAATTACTTTTTTTGTGGGGACGAACTAGAAAAAGAAATCACAAGAATAGACTGTGAAAGTAGGTCGCAGAGCCTGACCCCTGTCGGCCCCCATGTGGCTTCGCCGTTGGTGCTcatgtaatattttttcaaatacaTGATAAACTGAGGGGAAAATCAAGAATCAAACtcaatttctaaaaaaataatattaatacatgTTCTAATTGAGATAAGATTCAAATATGGTGACACACTGACACCcttatatttgataattgatgtaAAATCAAAATGGATGAGCTAAAGCTAGACTATTAAATGACCATAGTAGAGTTAAGAAGAGTATCTAACTAAATGGTCCAAGGTGTAGCTGTACCAAACTTTTGGTTCATTTCCTTAGGTTCCTAATGTCCCAATCGACCAATAATGGGATACAACTCAATGTCTTCGTCAAATAATTGTTGCCATGAAAAGTTCCTTCCTATAGAGCTTGTTGAGAATTGGCCATTTTAGATCCACCCACTTCGAACATTATTTTGGGTTGTGATAATGCATGAAAATGATACTTCTGTTGCTTGTCAAATTTTCCTTCACGGGTGGATGCTATTTCAACATTGatttttgatataatatttaaaaataaacttaataaaaatatttgtttaaaataattattattgaagctctataatatattatatactctattatttatacaactaaaattaaatatagaaaataaagaACGGACGAATTATAAAGCAATGTGAAAAGAAAGACCTTGTCAAAGAAACATGGTTGCCCAATTGAAAGGAAGAGTTGATGTGACCATACTTGCCAAGTAACAAATAGGAGACACAATATTGTAGGGGCTCTATGATtttatatacttcctctgttctgcaTTTCTTGCTATAATTGCATGGGTatacatattaagaaaaatgattgacTTACAATGTaactgattgtttactttatagagtatagtattttattattgttaattgaaaaagaaaaaaaataggttGTTGGGAATAGGTAAAGATTAAATAATGATAGGTATAAAAGTTAAAgaggtatagagtaggataaaaataaggatggtagaactttaaatgattattttattactaaaaacgaaaatgtagcaagtaatatgaaattgccaaaaatagaaaatgtagcaggtattatggaacggaggaagtacataTTTGTAAACCATAATTTTATGGTAAAGAAATCAGTTTTACTAAAAATTTAAGCTATTGATTAAGACCACAACGTACCGGTGATTGGGATTGTTAGTAATACCAtatgaattttcaattttggCATCAATTGTGCAATAAAATAATTGGGATTATAGACTACCATATAAaatttctctttcatttttttatttatactttGAAAGGTGCTCTTTGCTTAGTACTTTCTTCGTTTTTTACTTACACTCAAGGACAATTTGGCACTATTTATTATGTcacttaatttttatattattgttaatctATATGTTAAAAcctagtcaagtggaatcttattAAAGTTGTTTCATgtgaattttattgatttttagaaTCTATAATATTTcgttgtgtataattaaaagaaatattaaCGATTGAATTACTGTATTGGTCATGTGAAAGTGTCTTTGGAtgcaagtaaataaaaaaagaggaagcataatttttaaaaaatcaggtCTTATTTCAGTTGAGGATACATAAGTTCCACATTTTAGGACATATTTCTACATAACCCTTTCACTTCTCTTAGCTGActctataattaaaaaaagtttttgatGTAGATATTTgtatagaaaaataagaaataaatataaatgtaaagatataaagaaaaacaagcataaataaaaagttgagAAGATCTTTATAATGAATTGTGTTAAAACATTTATTCTATTATTTATGTGAATTTGCACATAATATTTACTATCAAAGATTTATCGCAATTTGTAAAACAACTTTTTTACTAGTGTTATTACTAATAaggataaaattatttttagataaaaGTCGTTTAATGACATTAAGATATTATATTTATCTTTcatagagaaaaataaaaatgatcaatATGAAAAGGGCACAAACATATAATAAAGGAGGAAAATATAGGGGCCAATAAGTGATCAAATCATATATGAAACATAGGACGTGCCAAGTTTACTACCAAGAGAAACTTAAAGAGGTTACCATAAAATTAATTGCAAATTGGAAACACAACACAACTCTTCTTTATCTCCGACAACACATAGTAATTGCCACATACCGATTATATCACTCCATAGAATCTACTCCTAATAACTCCATTTGTACCTAACATTTTATGATATAGTTACTTTTTAAATACTGTTCATCAATCggtctaatttatattttatttttaatttatgaaataaaatacatttaaatgaaattttattaagtgtaattaaagatattaacaaTTGAATCGGTGCATTggataatataaaaaagtaaagtATAGAAAAATACTAGAGAAGAAGAGAGTACATCCCAAACCACTAACGTGCAATTTGGTTGTTGGTATTTAAAGAtaataatgagaataatttataatgtaaagtTTTTTGTCAACTATTTTTCATATATGGTAAAACCACTAACAAAAAATTTCTTACAATATACATTTTCGCTTATATTCTTACTTCTGAGTAATTCTTTTGCAGATTCATCATATACCATTAAAAATATGTCCATGACATGAAATCATCATTTTAGTTATGTCTAATACTTATGGACTTCTCTTATTACTATTATACATTACCTTTATTGACGATTTTAGTATGAGTTCATACTAAATccaaaaaacaattatataaacTCTCATCCAGTGATAAAATACACATTATTCAATAAATTTCGAAAACTCAAACATACTTCATACATTAAACTTTTTCTACATATTAATACAGGCGAAAATAGACTAAATAACTCGTATATTTAACATTTACCAAAGTGGTTGACTTTTAACTATTTAAGGGTCAACATGTTgctaattatacataataattcTCGTTCTGTCTGGTTAAACTATAACCAACAAACTGaaacttaattttttggttAAAGTGTAACCAACAAACTGAAATATTGTTACGAAAAAATTAGGGCATAGGATTTCTCTTTACAAAACGTGAAAGGCGATCATCACTTAATCTAGATTGGTAAGCAGATTTTTTATAATCCCACCAAGTGAAATCCTCGTACAAGCTTTCTTCACCAGGATTCATAATACAAGATAAAGGCGTTATCTTTTCACACAAAGGAGGCCCTGCAAAGAAGATCATtgatattcttgattttttGTTGTCGGCTAATACCCTGTGTTTTACACTCTTAAACCTTCCATTAGTCATCACCTGCAAAACAACCACAATCAAAGTAATGAATGTTTTTTCGTTTTAGGTTACGTAATCACAAAGCACAGAAAAACTCATGTgcatgaaaaaaaaagttgtcaGACAAATCATATAAAAGGTTTATTAtgctaaaattttttattattgtgttattattaaaCTCAAAGTGAAAATGGCTTACGCTGAGACcgttttatataaaaagaatttgtgaaaaaaaatatttactctGATCTTCAATTAAGACAAGACTCAAttctcaaattaaattaaatgaatgtTAAAAGTGAATTATTAACGtgcaatttaatatttaagtcATCTAGTTGTCTCTCAATTTCCTTGGAAATTTTCATATGTACCTATATTTATATGATCAATTGTGAATGTTACTTAcaattaaaatgataatttttctatattataaaattcaaaCATTTTCAAAGATTACGGAGTattttttataacataataatcttaataatttaaaaaaaacattttaaaattctaacaaataAAGAAACatcataaaactaaaaattctcactaaaatttatttctatgTTAATTAAATGAGCTATTCTTTTTTACCTAATTAAGAGATTACcatactttttttttagtttgttccTTTTACTTTGTGATAAAAtgtcccttttattttttttattcacatCTATATATTTCATCTGTAACGTAATATCATTCACATAATAACTTAAAATCATTATGTAATATAAAATCGTGATAATTTCATAGGTACGAAAGAAGTGCGGGTATAAATTTATGTATGGAGATATTGTTTTTAATGAAGCCTAacaattttatgaaattaagaaaatacGTCACCTTGGACATGACAAATGAATGAGCTGAGATATTTGACGCACAAACTTATAGGAGTATTTTGCAAATTGCAAACTGAACCTTCCAAATTGGAATGACGTGGGTGTAAAATACTTCTAAATACTTCTATTACTATAATATTAATATCTTCCCAACCAAGTACAGATATACGAAATATGGATATGTTTGTGGAACTTTTAGatatcttttttcctttttttatagTACCTGCTGGATATAGTAGTTTACTCTTCAGTTTATTGCTTACGTtaactcatttttttaattgattattttaagattctAAGTATTCATCTAAGTGGTCACTTTATCAATTTAAGTagtaaaaatttatcaatttaacAAACTGTTTACTTAAATACTTACAACTAAATGTGagcaattttcattttgaattttcacCATGTCTATAAAAATTTTCTAACCCACCCACAAcaaaattacttttattaaaattttcttttagatTCAAGCAAGAAGAGACATAATAAACGAAGGCATCTTGTCTCAATTATAAAACATGAAATCCTGCGTTCAATTCTCATTTTTAACCCATGGGGTGTTTGTTAATTGACTGTttaattggtttgtttgaccaATTAAAAATATTGGTTGTTTGTATTTGACTTTTAAACTAGTTGAAAAAGCTAAttgtttatgaaaatatttggtaaatttattattgactgttggttgtttattagagaaaaagtagaCCAATAAgcaaaatccaacaaaaaaactaactggagtagctttttattttgagttaaaaGTTAGTTTTTCGGCTGACTTAAAAgccatttaataaaaatttttttattgtttgacgAACCAACAAATCAAACACTAAAAATCAATGTAAAAGCCAAGTATCAAACACCCGTATAACGACCATCCTTGGGAGGCTCGGCCtagtttataataaaaaaaaaagacatgcACAAAGTAAAGAAAAGAGTAGAGTACCTGCAAACAGTCACcaacaagaataaaaaaggaatgATCATCAGGTGGAACAGAGAGCCAAGTACCATCTTGAGCAGAAATTTGTAAACCAGCAGTATTATTTGAGCGTAAAATTGATATAATTTGAGGATCCGTATGTTCACCAAATCCCAACAAACCTTCATCTGGATCTGGTCTTGGTGGATAATGGTTTAGCCTAAAATATGAGTCACTTTTTTCATCTTTTATCATTTTACTCAACACATTTTTCCCTTCTCTCCCTACATTTAATCCTTCTGCTATCATTTCTAATATTTGCACCgccattttcttcatttttcctATATAATTTACTATTGCATACCTGCACAATACCAAAAATGTCACCATCAgtttcaaatataataaaacggaAAAAATATGTATCTAAAGTAAAAAACATTTTAACTTATATAGTACATAACATATTCTCCGAGTTTTGTCAAAAactaaccatcaacttaaacaaACACTTTGACTTTTACGCTTTTGTTGTAAACAGAAATATACTCTCTAATTAGTTTATAAGcttcaaattttaataatataaaataaatatgacaaataattatttgtgaattttatttaTAGCTATATCCTCTTTGAGTTTGTATCAAAGTccattttagaatttttctttgATAAGGAAGAATATAAGTGAATTGATGAAATGTCAATGGAGCCATGTCCATAAACACCCAAACCACTGTACTATTCcatgatattaaaataaatagctTATATTCTTATAATTTATACTAAGTAGACTAGTTAGAGCGTTGCAGAATAAGACAGCGTCATAACAACTTATGCAAAAGAAGAAACAACAACTCTTATATGAGATCGTTTCATCATGAGACACTCATATAATTAACTCACTTctctaatattatattttaaaattattaatgatcattttaagactatAAGTAATCAATTTAAGACTATAAATTTTATGTGGTATCAGAGCGAACGTAACGAA
This genomic stretch from Amaranthus tricolor cultivar Red isolate AtriRed21 chromosome 9, ASM2621246v1, whole genome shotgun sequence harbors:
- the LOC130823939 gene encoding gibberellin 2-beta-dioxygenase-like; translation: MVVLSQLLLDQIVIKTCKPINNPTTFSPSIIPTIDLCNPDAKSMVVKACKEFGFFKVKNHGVPIQMMADLEDEARKFFSLPQINKESAGFPNPFGYGNKNIGRNGDIGWVEYLLLSASPDFIAQICLAIFPENPDVFRYAIVNYIGKMKKMAVQILEMIAEGLNVGREGKNVLSKMIKDEKSDSYFRLNHYPPRPDPDEGLLGFGEHTDPQIISILRSNNTAGLQISAQDGTWLSVPPDDHSFFILVGDCLQVMTNGRFKSVKHRVLADNKKSRISMIFFAGPPLCEKITPLSCIMNPGEESLYEDFTWWDYKKSAYQSRLSDDRLSRFVKRNPMP